The following coding sequences lie in one Terriglobia bacterium genomic window:
- a CDS encoding PilZ domain-containing protein, which yields MATRPMLQTRSESRTSYEAAVRVFGMDSAGKPINQTAWTLDISRRGARLRGLHCWIGPGETIGVRCGTEKARYKVVWNGQQGTPTEGHLGLLCLETGKYIWGSAPPVAEPKTVAAVVLSQGVHPSAHTPPIGLSPLSGSRNRRRDARYRVSGGAKIQEPGAPAGQWTMLHDISSGGCYVETTTPLRPGAHVDVAVHVGETQITAKGEVTVAHRQVGMGVRFSDMTPLNRQRLESLVDELVRSGALEA from the coding sequence GTGGCGACTCGCCCAATGTTACAGACGCGAAGTGAGTCCAGAACCTCGTATGAGGCAGCGGTGCGCGTGTTCGGCATGGACAGCGCGGGCAAACCGATCAACCAGACAGCTTGGACGTTGGACATCAGCCGGCGCGGGGCGCGCCTGCGGGGCCTTCACTGCTGGATCGGACCGGGCGAGACCATCGGTGTACGTTGCGGCACGGAAAAGGCTCGTTACAAGGTGGTGTGGAACGGCCAGCAGGGCACGCCGACGGAAGGCCACCTCGGCTTGCTGTGCCTGGAGACAGGAAAATATATCTGGGGGAGCGCCCCGCCCGTTGCCGAGCCAAAGACGGTGGCCGCGGTAGTCTTGTCGCAGGGTGTGCACCCTTCGGCGCATACGCCACCCATCGGCCTGTCGCCGCTGTCCGGGAGCCGCAACCGGCGCAGAGATGCGCGTTACCGGGTCTCGGGCGGCGCCAAGATTCAGGAACCGGGCGCTCCGGCAGGACAGTGGACCATGCTGCACGACATCAGCAGCGGTGGTTGCTACGTGGAAACGACGACGCCCCTGCGTCCGGGAGCGCACGTGGATGTGGCGGTGCACGTGGGGGAAACGCAAATCACCGCCAAGGGCGAGGTCACGGTGGCACACCGGCAGGTCGGCATGGGAGTAAGGTTCAGCGACATGACGCCGCTGAACCGGCAACGCCTGGAATCGCTGGTCGATGAATTGGTGAGGAGCGGTGCACTGGAGGCGTGA
- a CDS encoding YceI family protein, whose protein sequence is MAGRKLWFLPVLLLTALGLAQLEPKNAAARIDPQHSTLTVKVFKSGLFSAFGHNHEIRAPIISGSITTAGAPSVELMVDARGMQVLDPDLGADKRAEVQRTMLSAAVLDSERFPQIHFVSRTIEPTGENRYRVSGELTLHGVTRPMVVRVEQRGSRYTGSATVKQSEFGIKPVTVAGGTVQVKDGVEVVFDIATTPAQSPVAAVIGVERPTARARSSVVTATPSR, encoded by the coding sequence GTGGCGGGACGAAAATTGTGGTTCCTACCAGTGTTGTTGCTGACCGCTTTGGGATTGGCGCAGCTCGAGCCCAAGAACGCAGCGGCGCGGATTGACCCTCAACACTCCACGCTGACGGTGAAGGTCTTCAAGTCAGGCCTGTTCTCGGCCTTCGGGCACAACCACGAAATCCGCGCGCCGATCATCTCCGGCAGCATCACCACCGCGGGCGCACCCTCGGTGGAACTGATGGTCGATGCTCGCGGGATGCAGGTGCTCGACCCCGACCTGGGCGCCGACAAGCGTGCCGAAGTGCAGAGAACGATGCTCAGCGCCGCGGTGTTGGATAGCGAGCGCTTTCCGCAGATTCACTTCGTTTCCCGCACCATCGAGCCGACCGGTGAAAACCGGTATCGCGTCAGCGGCGAGTTGACCCTGCACGGCGTTACGCGGCCGATGGTAGTGCGTGTCGAGCAGCGCGGCAGTCGCTACACTGGATCGGCGACGGTGAAGCAGAGCGAGTTCGGCATCAAGCCGGTGACCGTTGCGGGCGGGACTGTGCAAGTGAAGGATGGGGTGGAAGTCGTGTTTGACATCGCAACCACCCCGGCTCAGTCGCCAGTCGCGGCCGTTATCGGAGTGGAAAGGCCAACGGCAAGGGCACGCTCTTCGGTGGTGACGGCCACGCCGTCGCGATAG
- a CDS encoding L,D-transpeptidase family protein — protein MVLPYNSRVRSRYLRATVAFVVAILSAAIVVAKFHAQPLPQDARADRVLVLKSERTLTLYDGNTPLKTYLVALGRNPVGKKAQQGDHKTPEGNYILDRHNPQSRFYRSIDVSYPTPDQIADARQHGASPGGDIFIHGLPNGLGWLGRPHRRIDWTDGCIAVTDREMDEIWRAVPDGTPIEIRP, from the coding sequence ATGGTGCTCCCGTATAATTCGCGCGTGCGATCCCGATATTTGCGTGCGACCGTGGCGTTCGTTGTCGCCATCCTCAGCGCAGCGATCGTTGTGGCGAAATTCCATGCGCAACCCTTGCCTCAAGACGCTCGGGCTGATCGTGTTTTGGTCCTAAAATCGGAACGCACCCTGACTCTCTACGATGGAAACACGCCTCTCAAAACCTATTTGGTTGCTCTCGGTCGCAATCCTGTGGGGAAGAAAGCGCAGCAAGGCGACCATAAGACTCCTGAAGGCAATTACATCCTCGATCGTCACAATCCGCAAAGCCGCTTCTATCGATCAATTGACGTGTCCTATCCGACTCCGGATCAGATCGCAGACGCCCGGCAGCATGGTGCCTCACCGGGAGGCGACATCTTCATTCATGGCCTTCCAAACGGCCTCGGCTGGCTGGGGCGCCCGCACCGCCGCATCGACTGGACAGACGGTTGTATCGCCGTGACCGATCGGGAAATGGATGAAATATGGCGCGCCGTTCCTGACGGCACGCCGATTGAGATACGTCCATAG
- a CDS encoding acyl-CoA dehydrogenase, translating to MPELAAQRIEAPAPLTALTEDEQLFRDNIRQFAEDKVAPLSHEMDEKGVFDHSLIDQFFQLGLMSIEIPEQFGGGAGTFFEAILAVEELSRVDASAGVVVDVQNTLVNNALLRWGSDEQKKRYLPKMAAETVGAYALSEAGSGSDAFALTTKAELRGGDYVLNGRKLWITNAKEAGVFILFASVDLSAGYKGITAFIVEKDVPGFTVGKKEDKLGIRASSTCELILEDCRVPKSNVLGEVGKGYKIAIETLNEGRIGIGAQMEGVARGAWEHALKYAQERKQFGKPIADFQGIQFQLAQMGTEIEAARLMVYNAARLKDAGMNFVKEAAMTKLFASQVAERVCSLAVEIYGGYGFTKDYPVEKFFRDCKIGKIYEGTSNMQLATIAKLVLGGK from the coding sequence ATGCCTGAACTCGCTGCACAACGCATTGAAGCTCCCGCTCCTCTGACCGCCCTCACCGAAGACGAGCAGCTCTTTCGCGACAACATCCGCCAGTTCGCCGAGGACAAAGTTGCGCCGCTCTCCCACGAGATGGACGAGAAAGGCGTTTTCGACCACTCGCTCATCGACCAGTTCTTCCAGCTCGGCCTTATGAGCATTGAGATACCGGAGCAGTTTGGCGGCGGCGCGGGCACCTTCTTCGAGGCCATCCTCGCGGTCGAAGAGCTCTCGCGCGTGGACGCCTCCGCCGGCGTCGTCGTGGACGTGCAGAACACGCTGGTCAACAACGCCTTGCTGCGTTGGGGCAGTGACGAGCAGAAGAAACGCTACCTGCCGAAAATGGCTGCCGAGACGGTGGGCGCGTACGCGCTGAGCGAAGCCGGCAGCGGCTCCGACGCTTTCGCGCTGACCACCAAGGCCGAACTCAGGGGCGGCGATTACGTCCTCAACGGCCGCAAGCTGTGGATTACCAATGCCAAGGAAGCAGGCGTTTTCATCCTCTTCGCCAGCGTGGACCTCTCCGCCGGATATAAGGGCATCACCGCCTTCATCGTCGAAAAAGATGTCCCCGGCTTTACCGTCGGCAAGAAGGAAGACAAGCTCGGCATCCGCGCCTCCTCCACCTGTGAGCTGATCCTGGAAGACTGCCGCGTGCCCAAGTCGAACGTGCTGGGCGAGGTTGGCAAGGGATACAAGATCGCCATCGAGACGCTGAACGAAGGCCGCATCGGCATCGGGGCGCAGATGGAGGGCGTGGCGCGCGGCGCCTGGGAGCACGCGCTCAAGTACGCGCAAGAGCGCAAACAGTTCGGCAAGCCGATCGCCGATTTCCAGGGAATCCAGTTCCAACTGGCGCAGATGGGCACCGAGATCGAGGCGGCGCGCCTCATGGTCTACAACGCCGCCCGCCTGAAGGACGCCGGCATGAACTTCGTCAAGGAAGCCGCGATGACCAAACTGTTCGCTTCCCAGGTCGCCGAGCGCGTCTGCTCGCTGGCGGTCGAAATCTACGGCGGATACGGCTTCACCAAGGACTACCCCGTCGAGAAGTTTTTCCGCGACTGTAAGATCGGCAAGATCTATGAGGGCACGTCGAACATGCAGTTGGCGACGATTGCGAAACTCGTGCTCGGCGGAAAGTAG